The Bernardetia litoralis DSM 6794 genome includes a window with the following:
- the nrfD gene encoding NrfD/PsrC family molybdoenzyme membrane anchor subunit, translated as MQIISDVREPLVTGGKTYHDITQDIAGRVEDSPAPLWWVAFGSALVLLIVGGKFLGDLLWDGIGVWGLNKTVQWAWDITNFVWWVGIGHAGTLISAVLLLFRQKWRTAINRAAEAMTIFAVISAAIWPVIHMGRPWLGAYWVLPIPNTFGSLWVNFNSPLLWDVFAISTYFSVSLVFWFMGLVPDFATIRDRAVTRFGRIFYGTLSLGWVGGAKAWVHYEAMSLILAGLSTPLVLSVHTIVSMDFATSVIPGWHTTIFPPYFVAGAIFSGFAMVLTLMIITRRVYKLQNYITLEHIELMNIIIMVTGSIVGIAYITELFMAWYSGVPYEQYCFINRATGDYWWAYATMMTCNVVSPQVFWFKKVRTSITLTFIMSIIVNIGMWFERFVIIVTSLHNDYLPSSWAYFTPTLWDIMCYVFSFGLFFTLFFLFAKFFPVINMAEVKSVLKSSNHKVYKNRDTIKDPFDVV; from the coding sequence ATGCAAATAATATCAGATGTACGAGAACCCTTAGTAACTGGTGGTAAAACCTACCATGATATTACACAGGATATCGCAGGAAGAGTAGAAGATAGTCCAGCTCCATTATGGTGGGTTGCCTTTGGTTCTGCTTTGGTTTTACTTATAGTAGGAGGAAAGTTCTTAGGCGATTTGCTGTGGGACGGAATTGGAGTTTGGGGTTTGAATAAAACCGTACAATGGGCTTGGGATATTACCAACTTTGTTTGGTGGGTAGGTATTGGACACGCAGGAACACTTATTTCTGCCGTACTTTTACTTTTCCGTCAAAAATGGCGTACAGCTATTAACCGTGCAGCCGAAGCAATGACAATTTTTGCCGTTATTTCTGCAGCTATTTGGCCAGTTATTCACATGGGGCGTCCGTGGTTGGGGGCATATTGGGTATTACCTATTCCAAATACATTTGGTTCGCTTTGGGTAAACTTTAACTCTCCACTTCTTTGGGATGTTTTTGCCATTTCAACTTACTTCTCTGTATCACTTGTTTTCTGGTTTATGGGACTTGTTCCTGATTTTGCGACTATCCGTGACCGTGCTGTTACTCGTTTTGGTCGTATTTTTTATGGAACGCTTAGTCTTGGCTGGGTAGGTGGAGCAAAAGCGTGGGTTCATTATGAAGCAATGTCATTAATTTTGGCAGGTCTTTCTACACCTCTTGTACTTTCTGTACATACAATTGTAAGTATGGACTTTGCAACTTCAGTAATTCCAGGATGGCATACAACGATTTTTCCTCCGTACTTTGTTGCAGGAGCAATTTTCTCAGGTTTTGCAATGGTACTGACACTTATGATTATTACTCGTAGGGTTTATAAATTACAAAATTATATTACCTTAGAGCATATCGAACTAATGAATATCATTATTATGGTAACAGGTTCAATTGTAGGTATTGCTTATATTACAGAGTTGTTTATGGCTTGGTATTCAGGTGTTCCTTATGAGCAATACTGTTTCATCAATCGTGCAACAGGAGATTATTGGTGGGCATATGCAACAATGATGACTTGTAATGTTGTTTCTCCACAAGTATTTTGGTTTAAGAAAGTTCGTACAAGTATTACTCTTACCTTCATCATGTCTATCATTGTAAATATAGGTATGTGGTTTGAGCGTTTTGTAATTATTGTTACTTCGCTTCACAATGATTACCTTCCTTCTTCTTGGGCATATTTTACTCCAACTCTTTGGGATATAATGTGTTATGTGTTTTCTTTTGGATTATTCTTTACTCTCTTCTTCTTATTTGCTAAATTTTTCCCTGTGATAAACATGGCTGAGGTAAAATCTGTATTGAAATCATCCAATCATAAAGTTTATAAAAACAGAGATACCATTAAAGATCCTTTTGATGTTGTTTAA